One part of the Streptomyces lydicus genome encodes these proteins:
- a CDS encoding Rieske 2Fe-2S domain-containing protein, producing MRLPVGLNGFSAVARQAASARGAAARAEDAFLDALDALGRLKALDAVAAPVQRAVRALPLGGARDILHGLPLGHPLHPVLVQVPIGAWMSASVLDVVPGTRRSARFLVGLGVLAAAPAAVAGWVDWAEQHEDQMRTGLVHALSTASAVGLYAASWVQRGRGRMALGRSLGWAGLCAAGAGGFLGGHLAYRQAAGPNKTEPVPRLLEPDWLPLGGTAEFPAGEAVRRMLGEVPVVVVRETGGRIHVLADRCSHLSGPLSEGTVADGCVECPWHGSVFRLADGKNVRGPATAPQPAFEVRVDSSGTVHVRLPGAG from the coding sequence ATGCGGCTTCCGGTAGGACTCAACGGCTTCTCCGCCGTCGCCCGGCAGGCGGCGAGCGCACGGGGCGCCGCCGCACGCGCCGAGGACGCGTTCCTCGACGCGCTCGACGCACTCGGCCGGCTGAAGGCGCTGGACGCGGTGGCCGCTCCGGTGCAGCGGGCCGTGCGCGCCCTCCCGCTGGGCGGCGCCCGCGACATCCTGCACGGGCTCCCGCTGGGCCATCCGCTCCACCCGGTGCTCGTCCAGGTGCCGATCGGCGCCTGGATGTCCGCGTCGGTGCTCGACGTCGTTCCCGGCACCCGGCGTTCGGCCAGGTTCCTGGTCGGCCTCGGCGTGCTCGCCGCCGCGCCGGCGGCCGTCGCGGGCTGGGTGGACTGGGCCGAGCAGCACGAGGACCAGATGCGGACCGGGTTGGTCCACGCACTCTCCACCGCGTCGGCGGTCGGGCTCTACGCGGCCTCCTGGGTGCAGCGCGGCCGTGGCCGGATGGCGCTCGGCAGGTCCCTCGGCTGGGCCGGGCTCTGCGCCGCCGGCGCCGGCGGCTTCCTCGGCGGACACCTCGCGTACCGGCAGGCCGCGGGGCCCAACAAGACGGAGCCGGTGCCGCGCCTGCTGGAACCCGACTGGCTGCCGCTCGGCGGCACGGCGGAGTTCCCGGCCGGCGAGGCGGTGCGCCGGATGCTCGGCGAGGTGCCCGTGGTGGTGGTGCGCGAGACGGGCGGCCGCATCCATGTGCTCGCCGACCGGTGCAGCCACCTCTCCGGGCCGCTCTCCGAGGGCACGGTCGCCGACGGCTGCGTGGAGTGCCCCTGGCACGGCAGCGTCTTCCGGCTCGCGGACGGCAAGAACGTCCGCGGCCCCGCGACCGCGCCGCAACCCGCCTTCGAGGTACGTGTCGACAGCAGCGGCACCGTCCACGTACGCCTGCCCGGTGCCGGCTGA
- a CDS encoding HAD family hydrolase produces the protein MNTDRRAALFDVDGTLVDTTYLHAVTWWEAFRQSGHRVPMADIHRAVGMGADHLIGHLLGPERDRDVDAAVSAAHKTLYAEYWPRLAPFDGAADLLRAVAGRGWTVVLASSASAAELNAMRTALDAEDALTAVTGADDVESSKPAPDLVQQALAEAGTEPGNAVFVGDTVWDMKAGARAGVACVGVLSGGHCRQDLLDAGAREVHDGPGALLARLESSLLK, from the coding sequence ATGAACACCGACCGCAGAGCCGCCCTGTTCGACGTGGACGGGACCCTGGTCGACACCACCTACCTGCATGCCGTCACCTGGTGGGAGGCGTTCCGCCAATCAGGTCACCGGGTGCCGATGGCCGACATCCACCGGGCGGTCGGTATGGGTGCCGACCACCTCATCGGCCATCTGCTGGGCCCGGAGCGTGACCGCGACGTCGACGCGGCCGTCAGCGCGGCGCACAAGACGCTGTATGCCGAGTACTGGCCCCGGCTGGCGCCCTTCGACGGTGCCGCCGACCTGCTGCGGGCCGTGGCCGGACGAGGCTGGACGGTGGTCCTCGCCAGCTCGGCGAGCGCGGCGGAACTGAACGCCATGCGCACCGCGCTGGATGCCGAGGACGCCCTCACCGCGGTCACCGGCGCGGACGACGTGGAGTCCAGCAAGCCCGCCCCCGACCTGGTGCAACAGGCGCTGGCCGAGGCCGGCACCGAGCCGGGCAACGCGGTCTTCGTCGGGGACACGGTCTGGGACATGAAGGCCGGCGCGCGGGCCGGGGTGGCCTGTGTGGGCGTGCTCAGCGGCGGCCACTGCCGCCAGGACCTTCTGGACGCCGGCGCGCGGGAGGTCCACGACGGGCCGGGCGCGCTGCTGGCGCGACTGGAGTCGTCCCTGCTGAAGTGA
- a CDS encoding plasmid stabilization protein, with protein sequence MPAGSSKKRERQYEHIKEQAEERGTSEKRAKEIAARTVNKERARSGEAESASRTSTRDPKSASQRGGERSHRGAQGPTKDQLYEEAKKKNVEGRSTMNKDELRKAVGR encoded by the coding sequence ATGCCTGCGGGTTCGAGCAAGAAGCGTGAGCGACAGTACGAGCACATCAAGGAACAGGCCGAGGAGCGCGGTACCTCCGAGAAGCGCGCGAAGGAGATCGCCGCGCGCACCGTCAACAAGGAACGCGCCCGCTCCGGTGAGGCCGAGTCGGCGAGCAGGACGTCGACGCGCGATCCCAAGTCCGCGTCGCAGCGCGGCGGCGAGCGTTCGCACCGCGGGGCCCAGGGCCCTACGAAGGACCAGCTGTACGAGGAGGCCAAGAAGAAGAACGTCGAGGGGCGCTCCACCATGAACAAGGATGAACTCCGCAAAGCAGTCGGCCGCTGA
- a CDS encoding VOC family protein yields the protein MSIDRHVAPVLGAPCWVSLTTRDLTAAQDFYGAVMNWKFRSASFGDEFCVALADDQPVAGIAAVAPGWQAPVDWTPYFAVADADDVAARVRERGATVAVGPLRLGYGRAALAADRDGARFGLWEGQSLAWTVGEGSAPALLELRTRDAFDAAIFYAQLFDWATPESECRVDYEEDQVIVRQGDRAVATLRGGGVEAAPDPRVRPRWHVHFHVHDLDRTTAAAVAAGGTVTPVEPAGGASGPQAVIRDPDGALFTVSTGDGP from the coding sequence ATGTCGATCGACCGACACGTCGCTCCCGTGCTCGGAGCGCCGTGCTGGGTCAGCCTGACGACCCGCGACCTGACCGCCGCGCAGGACTTCTACGGCGCGGTGATGAACTGGAAATTCCGCTCGGCGAGCTTCGGTGACGAGTTCTGCGTCGCGCTCGCCGATGACCAGCCGGTGGCCGGTATCGCGGCTGTCGCGCCGGGCTGGCAGGCGCCGGTGGACTGGACGCCGTACTTCGCCGTCGCCGACGCCGATGACGTCGCCGCCCGGGTCCGGGAACGCGGTGCCACCGTCGCGGTGGGACCGCTCCGCCTCGGCTACGGCCGTGCCGCGCTGGCCGCCGACCGTGACGGCGCCAGGTTCGGCCTCTGGGAGGGGCAGTCTCTGGCCTGGACGGTGGGCGAGGGCAGCGCCCCGGCCCTGTTGGAACTGCGGACCCGCGACGCGTTCGACGCGGCCATCTTCTACGCGCAGCTCTTCGACTGGGCCACGCCGGAGAGCGAGTGCCGGGTGGACTACGAGGAGGACCAGGTCATCGTGCGGCAGGGTGACCGCGCGGTCGCCACGCTGCGGGGCGGGGGCGTCGAGGCGGCCCCGGACCCGCGGGTCCGACCGCGGTGGCACGTCCACTTCCACGTCCACGACCTCGACCGGACCACCGCGGCGGCGGTCGCGGCCGGCGGCACCGTCACGCCCGTCGAGCCGGCCGGCGGCGCGTCCGGCCCCCAGGCCGTGATCCGCGACCCGGACGGCGCCCTGTTCACCGTCTCGACCGGCGACGGTCCGTGA
- a CDS encoding type 1 glutamine amidotransferase domain-containing protein codes for MADSKLSGHSVLVVVANYGVEQDELLVPVQHLRDAGAEVQIAAVSSDPIQTLVGDKDPGQKVTPDRTLDDVDASAYDALVLPGGTLNADALRLQDKAVALVRAFPSAHRPVAAICHGAWGLVEADVVKGKTLTSYPSLRTDIRNAGGRWVDESAVSDNSNGWTLVTSRTPDDLEDFLKAIEEALTEPAS; via the coding sequence ATGGCTGACAGCAAGCTGAGCGGTCACTCCGTTCTGGTCGTGGTGGCCAACTACGGAGTGGAACAGGACGAACTTCTCGTCCCGGTGCAGCATCTGCGGGACGCCGGCGCCGAGGTGCAGATCGCCGCGGTGAGCAGCGACCCGATCCAGACCCTCGTCGGCGACAAGGACCCCGGTCAGAAGGTCACCCCGGACCGGACGCTGGACGACGTGGACGCCTCCGCGTACGACGCGCTGGTGCTGCCGGGAGGCACGCTGAACGCGGACGCGCTGCGGCTTCAGGACAAGGCCGTCGCGCTCGTCCGCGCCTTCCCCTCCGCGCACCGCCCGGTCGCGGCGATCTGCCACGGCGCGTGGGGCCTGGTCGAGGCGGACGTCGTCAAGGGCAAGACGCTGACCTCCTATCCCTCGCTGCGCACCGACATCCGCAATGCCGGCGGCCGCTGGGTGGACGAGTCCGCCGTCAGTGACAACTCGAATGGCTGGACGCTCGTCACCTCGCGCACACCCGACGACCTGGAGGACTTCCTGAAGGCGATCGAGGAAGCGCTCACCGAGCCGGCTTCCTGA